Below is a genomic region from Pseudomonadota bacterium.
ATCAGCTCGGATCTGGCGATTTTAGGTCAGGCCGGGCCTAAACATGGATCGGCTCCTGATGGTGGCTCGTCGGATTTCCTGCCCTGGTATATGTCGATGGAAAATGCCATGTGGAACTGTGTTTCCTGCGAAATGTGGAGTGCCTACAAAATGAAGCAGTTGGGCGTCATTACCAAGGCAGTGCCGGTGATCCGTGATGGTGAAAAATGGGTGCGCAATCCCCAGGTTATAACCGATAAATGGATTGAGGATGGCGAAATCGTTTATGGTGAATTCAAAACCGGAGCCGAGGCAAAGGAAGCCCGTAATTACGTCAAAAACGCCAAAATTGATTTTACCCTGCTTGATCAGGCAGTAAACGATGTTGTCTGGAAATTTGCCAATCTGATGCCCCACTGCCTGATGAAATCCATTGACAGCATCCGGGCGAAGAAGAAATTCTTCTGGGATCAAATGAAGTTGCCCAACCGTCATTGGCTGGCGGCGAACATGAATTACGAAGCTTACATGGGTTTTAACGCCTTCAACACCAAGAAGATCACCGGTCAGGATACCATTGATTTTCTTAAATACCGGCAACTGGTGGCTGATGGGCAGGAGATCGGCGATGAGATGCACGCGCAGATTTTCGGCAAACCTCTTGACAAGTAGTTGGTCTCAGTTACTTTTAGTGGATAATTGTGAGCCAGCGGGAGCTCCACCGGTTATGCTGGTGGAGCTCCCTCTTTTTAATGGGAAACCTTTTCCTGCGTCTACATCCACAACAAACTGCCATTGACGAATGTCAACTTTTACCGGAACTCTTCCCCGCTTTGCGAGTAGCGATTGATGCTGCAAGGAGTTAATCCGGGCGTTTTGTGGTCACCGGATCGAGTTCGCTGACTCTGCT
It encodes:
- the oah gene encoding 6-oxocyclohex-1-ene-1-carbonyl-CoA hydratase, with the protein product MLDWIPRENGKKDHGMWLDAHFGTEAPCTMFEKRPLQGPDGKVVDGLYTGWIILNNPKQYNSYTTEMVKGVIAGFQQASSDPSIVAAVFTGVGDKAFCTGGNTKEYAEYYSMRPQEYGDYMDLFIGMVDAIMNCKKPTICRINGMRVAGGQEIGMANDLAISSDLAILGQAGPKHGSAPDGGSSDFLPWYMSMENAMWNCVSCEMWSAYKMKQLGVITKAVPVIRDGEKWVRNPQVITDKWIEDGEIVYGEFKTGAEAKEARNYVKNAKIDFTLLDQAVNDVVWKFANLMPHCLMKSIDSIRAKKKFFWDQMKLPNRHWLAANMNYEAYMGFNAFNTKKITGQDTIDFLKYRQLVADGQEIGDEMHAQIFGKPLDK